Proteins from one Catenuloplanes atrovinosus genomic window:
- a CDS encoding PH domain-containing protein, with translation MSSGKSTVIRYRQAGPIAIAAGLATVGAVPVAAENPWLLSIALIPLAVAVWAARAGTDAGPQGLRVRALLGTRRIPWSQIAEIAPSGRDRVFALLRDGTVIRLTGVPPRAIPDLLKAGEQQIG, from the coding sequence GTGAGCAGCGGAAAGTCCACGGTGATCCGATACCGCCAGGCCGGGCCGATCGCGATCGCGGCCGGCCTCGCGACGGTCGGCGCCGTGCCGGTGGCGGCCGAGAACCCGTGGCTGCTGTCCATCGCGCTGATCCCGCTCGCCGTCGCGGTCTGGGCGGCACGGGCCGGCACCGACGCGGGGCCGCAGGGCCTGCGTGTCCGCGCGCTGCTCGGCACCCGGCGCATACCGTGGTCGCAGATCGCCGAGATCGCGCCCAGCGGCCGCGACCGGGTGTTCGCACTGCTGCGCGACGGCACCGTGATCCGCCTGACCGGTGTCCCGCCGCGCGCGATCCCCGACCTGCTCAAGGCCGGCGAACAGCAGATCGGGTAA
- a CDS encoding esterase/lipase family protein: MRLRTRLLPAVAAALLATLATLVPSPAVAADGTEPVILIHGYNSSTDAWGPLTRRLIAAGYDAADIHPFGYDYRRSNVTTAARLADLVAEVRREHGAARVDLIGHSMGALVARYYARNLGGTGTVDDLVSLSAPHHGARIFAICRFDAACRELVPGSAFLRALNAGDETPGDIDYRTFYSRCDLIVIPHTSALLDGAENTDAGCLGHSEFRLVDSVADQIITELKD, encoded by the coding sequence ATGCGCCTCCGCACCCGCCTGCTGCCCGCCGTCGCCGCCGCGCTCCTCGCCACGCTCGCCACCCTCGTCCCGAGCCCGGCCGTGGCCGCGGACGGCACCGAACCCGTGATCCTCATCCACGGCTACAACAGCTCCACCGACGCCTGGGGCCCGCTCACCCGGCGCCTGATCGCCGCCGGGTACGACGCCGCCGACATCCACCCGTTCGGCTACGACTACCGACGCTCCAACGTCACCACCGCGGCCCGCCTCGCCGACCTCGTCGCCGAGGTCCGCCGGGAGCACGGCGCCGCCCGCGTCGACCTGATCGGCCACTCCATGGGCGCGCTCGTCGCCCGCTACTACGCCCGCAACCTCGGCGGCACCGGCACCGTCGACGACCTGGTCTCGCTCTCCGCCCCGCACCACGGCGCCCGGATCTTCGCCATCTGCCGATTCGACGCCGCCTGCCGCGAACTGGTCCCCGGCTCGGCCTTCCTGCGCGCACTCAACGCCGGCGACGAGACCCCCGGCGACATCGACTACCGCACCTTCTACTCCCGATGCGACCTGATCGTCATCCCGCACACCAGCGCCCTGCTCGACGGCGCCGAGAACACCGACGCCGGCTGCCTCGGCCACTCCGAGTTCCGCCTCGTCGACTCCGTCGCCGACCAGATCATCACCGAACTCAAAGACTGA